The genomic stretch tttaatgttacgaaaataaaactgataatgcTTACAGGATTTtctaataactgtttttaaatatcaatgcAATGTTGTAGAATCGGTTATTATAACGTACATTTAGTTTCTGAATATGTAAACGATGATCGCATTTTTAGAAGAAAGTTTCAAAGTAagcatattaaaaattcatacatggataattaaaaacatttttaaggttcttaaaatatatataaattttccttGCACACAATTTTTGCAAATATCacaaacataatttgtaaaaaatctttttattaaagagaaacaaaatatttatagttacttATACCTCTTCCTCCCTCTGAATGCAACTCCAGggctttttattgtttttgacattttagtACATCAGGCCTGGCGACAGTCTGgctattacttttttaaagaatGAGAAACTAGACATCTGGTTACTAATAGGCGATGTGATCAACCTGCTGTCTCTAAAATAACCAAAACCCCAAATCATTTGACTGTATTGTATATACCAACATTGAAACAAAGATTTAGATCATGTCTAAGGGACCATACGTCATAAATGATATTTTCCGTCAAAGTTCATCCGTCCACATCAATGCAGATACTTTTGAAAGTGAAACTGCGAAATATCTCCGTACAGATTTACAACAAAGTGgctcaaacagttttaaaatatacgatAGTAAGCAACAATTTGCCTTCATAATATGTAGCAGATATCTGATATGGTGATTTTACTTCTTTTAATGTGGCAAAtttataaaagctatttttttacaaatttaataaaatatgtttgtaaagaATATACCCACAtgtttaaatacaactttttgcACAATTTCGCAAAATTAAGATATACAGTTTCCTTTTTACTCTTGAATTTAGTATTGACATTACACAAAATACTttgcacaaatattaaaaaaatatggatagaaacttttgtgtgtgtgtaaatattatatagcaTCCTCTTACTTCAATCGCTATAATTGGgattaaaatatactacttaaaTAACCGCTAGTAAAATCTGTTTAAGCGGAAGAAGTTCACCAGTTCTCAGCGAATAATACTGTAAAAGGGACATGAGAGCGTAGAGCAGATGTTCTTAATGGTGCAGCGCTCAGCCCATTATCTTGATATTCCTCCGTTGCTGAGGAATTTTATTATCCTTTCCAACCAAACACTCAACAGTTTTCCGTTCcaaaattaatctaattttaaaacaagttttataatttatgcgAATTACagcaaatactttaaaaactaattttttatatctctCTAACTGACCACCTCGATTAAGTCCTATACGTGTAAGTCATTTTACATAATTGTATCTAACACATTGATTCTTATCAATTatataaacgtattttaataaataattttggaaacttTATAATGTACActaattcttaattaattagtCTATTcttaatttacctttaaatatgtaagtataatttaatattaaatattatgttgacATAAGATGACATTTTATTTGCTGACCGTTAAAGAAGCCTATTATTACTCGAGGAACTAAAAAGGTAATTTCTGTACGTATGTCCACACGATATCCCaagaaaaatttaacaatacactgaaaaatatttatgaagctaacatatgttattaaaagatgataaattaattgcgaacaacttttaaataatatatgtatttactaTCTCCTCTTTCGTGATCAGTAATGATACAAATCCTTCCTATAATAATGGACAtaatgtatcataaataataatccaGTCTCACATAATTCCAGTAGAACAGTACAGATTGCCttgttttccaaataaaaaaattatatattttgtaggaCTGAGAAACCTGCTcggttaaaaattgtataatttcgGCCCTTTAATTCACTTATGGTgcctcaaaaataaaaacattatacttaACTACCTTTCGGAAATCTACTTCAGTCTATAAGTGTCTACTTCTAGCTCTTGTAATATTCGTTTCTAAAACCTTTTCATTGTCATATTTGAGTTAGCTTTGTTTTCCGTTGAAGAAAATTTACGTACTTACGAAGGGATAAGAAGCCAATTATGGCCTATGTTTTTATTATGGCAGAAGGGGAAAAATCCCTTCGGATTTCCCATTGGGTCCGCACATTGGGGGTATGTGGTGATTCCACTAAAAAACCTTCCTCTATAATTCTACTCCTCTTCATCTTGGTACCACCTTTCAATATTTCTTCAAGGTGAGAGGACAGTCATCTGCTTACCTTCTTTTTCTTAGTCCTCTTCTTATTTCAgctcttaaatttatttacatgccTTTCatcttcttcttttcttctcaTTACCAATCCCAGGTAGTCAGCTACTGTGCGCCAGTTGTCTTCGCTCTCCACCATCAGTGCCACCATACTCTCCACTGTAAGAACTCTTCCCAGATTCTCCTCGACTCCTTTCCGCTGGTATGTACACCGTGGGCATGCAAACACAGTATGAAGAGTAGTGTCGCACTCTTCGCAGTACGCACAAGCATCTGTGTCACTCATAGCAAAGCGTCTCTTATAGTAGCCAAAGCACCCATGTCAGCTCAGTACCTGGGTTAGATAATAACTGCACTGTCCATGAGTTCTGCTGATCCAAGGTCTAATGTCAGGGATTAGTCTCTTTGTCCATGCTGCCTTTCCAGTGTCTTGTGACCACGCTTCCTGCCACTGTCAAGTGTAATGCTCTTCTTCCTGCAGAACTCCTGTCCGCTTCGCTATTCTTTTTTCTACCTGGAGTTTGATGGGTACTGTTCCAGATATCACGAGAGCTTCTTCCGTAGAAACAGTCCGGTATGCACTGGACACCCGGAGTGCTACTCTCCGTTGTGTCTGCTCCTGCTTCTTTCTACTTTGGTTATGGTCCATAGCTCTCTGCCATATGGGTGCTGCATACAGCATCACTGAGTGCGCCACCGAGCCAAGCACTTTCCTTACACTGGATCGTGGGCCACCTTTGTTAGGCATAAGCCTGCTAAGTGCCACAGAAGCCTTCTGCGCTTTAGCTGTAACCATTTCTATATGTGCGGCCATTCTGCAGTTCCGTTCAAAGATTACACCCAAGTACTTAACACTATCTTTAGTCTCTACCACgaaaaattccaatattaaagGTTACATTTCTTAGACTCCTTCTTGTGTTCAATAGAACAGCTTCAGTATTCTCATGCGCAAGCTGCAGTCCTTTCTCGCCAATGAGTATTGTGAGTCTACGCAATGCCGTCTCTGTATCCCAGATTAGCTCCATCTCTGATCTTGACTTGATCAGTAGAGCGGTATCATCTGCGTAACCCACCAGGAGTACATTGTCCGGGAGCTGAGCCCTCAGTACTGAGTCATGTTCCACAGATGAGACCCTACTACAGAGCCCTGAGGGACCCCACAGGTCATCTCCATGACCTCTCCTGCTCCGAATATTATCTTTCGGcctgaaaagtaattttgtatgaatatcCTCAGGTAGGTTGAGATTCCTCTGTTTCTTAATTCTTCTAGTATTCCTGCCCATGGGGCACTGTTGAAGGCATTCTTTATATCCAAGGTCACAAGAAAACATAGCTCCACTATGTTGACTTGCTCTTCCTTTGATGTCATAAATCAGGTTAATGACTTGCTGCAGTGCATCTTCCGTCGATCTACCTTTTTAGAACCCAAATTGATTGTCTGCCAGTCCACCCTTTTCATATACCTCTGTGAGCAGTCGCCCTACCAAGAGGTGTTCCAGGAGCTTGCTGTATGCATCAAGCATACAGAGGGGTCTATACTTCATCTCCCCATCTTCGCCTCTATTGGTTTGCGGCTTAATCTTACCAGTGACAATTTTGTATCCGCACCCCCAGATATCAGTGTCAATCTCTTCTTGTACCTGTTTCCATGACGTTATTTTTGCTCTCAGGACTGCCTTCTTCAGATCTCgccttttttccttaaaatttgaGACTATACGTTCTTTCTCCATCTGCGACAACCCTGCTCTAGTTGTAGCCCTTGTGGCTCTTCTTCTGCGAATTAGGCATTCCTTCCTGATTCGTGTCAGATCCTCGCTCCACCAGTGCATTTGTCTCCGGCTACCTGCGACAGTCTTCTTCGTCAGTGTCTTTTGACAGCTTTTTACCGTCAATGTTGTCAGAGCTTCAGCTGTGATCAATCTGTCTTGCATTCTCCAATCTCCTATTTCTTTTCACAAGCGGTTTATATATCCCTCTAGGTTATTCAGATTCCAGCCTGTCGTAGCTTTTCCCGCACCATACGCCATCCACTGGACCTCTTCACGATTACAAAGAGAATGTATGGGTGGTCACTCAAGTTTTCATCTTTAAGCACTCTccagttaattattttgtttgctaAGTCTTCTGAGGTTAAGGTGAGATCTATGAGCGTAGTTGCTCCATTTATGCTGAACGTAGGCTTGTTTCCATGGTTGTGGAGTACCAATCCATGTGCAGCAATCCAGTCTCCAACTATCTTCCCTTTCCTGTCCTCTCTTTGTAACCCACACAATGATGACTTGGCATTAAAATCGCCGGCAATTATGCATGCTTTTGGATGTGCTATTATAAAATTCCCTAGGGTGTTTAAATACTATCTAGGCAAAGCCCTTTCCTAGTGATCCTTCTTCAGCAGGTTTGGCTGGGGTTCTATACACCCTAAGTGCAATACACTTCTCCTGATCACTGACCCATTCCGATCCGTTAGTATAAGGTATATTAGGCTCAGGCATGATCGCTAAATCTATGCTCCTGCGGCGTACAGTGTCCTGATGGAGATTAATGGCTGCTTTACCCCGACCTAGATTACATTGCAGGACTTTCATTTCTACTGGGTTGTACTACCATGTCTCCTTTTCTCATTTCCTGAACAAGCTCCCTGAACAGTGGACACTTCATGCTATTTGATCTGTGACCACTATCCTTGCACTCAATACACCTTGGCTCGCTATTACACTCTTTACCCAGGTGACCTTCTTCGTCGCAGTTCAAACAGAGGTTTTTCATTCGGCCTTTGTTTTGACATCTGCTTGCATGTGGCCGTATCCTAAGCATGATAAACAC from Homalodisca vitripennis isolate AUS2020 chromosome 2, UT_GWSS_2.1, whole genome shotgun sequence encodes the following:
- the LOC124355591 gene encoding uncharacterized protein LOC124355591, whose product is MAAHIEMVTAKAQKASVALSRLMPNKGGPRSSVRKVLGSVAHSVMLYAAPIWQRAMDHNQSRKKQEQTQRRVALRVSSAYRTVSTEEALVISGTVPIKLQVEKRIAKRTGVLQEEEHYT